The following nucleotide sequence is from Solidesulfovibrio carbinolicus.
CGTCATTCCCGACGCGGCGGAGCTTGCCGCGCCGTCCACGTCCGTTCCCGCGCCGTCCGCCAAGACGGCTCCCGGACCTGCCCCGGCCGCGCCGGCCACAGCGGAAAACCCGACCGGGGCCAAGGCCGGCCCGGCCCTGCTGCCTGACGAGGAGGCGGCCGGGCGCAAGTACGTGGTTGCGCCGGGCGACTGTCCGGCGGTCATTGCCGAGCGCTTCGGCATCCCGCTGGAGGTGTTGGAGAGGGCCAATCCCGGTCTGGACGCCAAACGGCTGCCGGTTGGCTGCGTGCTGGCCGTGCCGGACGCGGCGGCCTGCGCGCCGCCGCCCGTGGCCGTGGCCCGGCCGGGGGAACCGGTCTCTGCCGCGCCCCTGGTCATGGATTTGAAATAACCCCCCTTGCCGGGCGCGCCCGGGGCGGGCATACCGCTTGGCGGAGGGGTTGCCATGCTGACTGCCGAGGAAACGGCCGGGGCGGCGCGCGTCGCCCAGGCCTTGCGCGCCGAGATGGGAAAGGTGCTGGTTGGCCGCGAGGCGCTCATCGAGCGGCTTCTGGTCGGGCTATTGTGTCGGGGCCATGTGCTTCTCGAAGGCGTGCCGGGGCTGGCCAAGACCCTGGCCGTGACGACCCTGGCCCGGGTGGTCACGGCCGCGTACAGCCGGGTGCAGTTCACGCCCGATCTGTTGCCCGCCGACATCCGGGGCGCCGAGGTCTACCAACCGGCCACGGGCACTTTTACCGTGCGCAAGGGGCCGATATTCGCCAACATCGTGCTGGCCGACGAGATCAACCGCGCGCCGGCCAAGGTGCAGTCGGCGCTTTT
It contains:
- a CDS encoding LysM peptidoglycan-binding domain-containing protein; amino-acid sequence: MPWRILLALCLLVQALPALAGETVHQARPGDHPAALAKRYHVTLAAILARNPGLDPCRIMVGDAIVIPDAAELAAPSTSVPAPSAKTAPGPAPAAPATAENPTGAKAGPALLPDEEAAGRKYVVAPGDCPAVIAERFGIPLEVLERANPGLDAKRLPVGCVLAVPDAAACAPPPVAVARPGEPVSAAPLVMDLK